From a region of the Chthonomonas sp. genome:
- a CDS encoding cupin domain-containing protein codes for MTPTIIPNLLHQFETVADSTISRTIQSDDATKTVLFAFGAGQELSEHTASMPAIIQLVKGEATITVGEQTVEAVPGTWIHMPAQLPHSVRATTDTIMILILVKAAKPRAATASS; via the coding sequence ATGACACCAACCATCATCCCCAACCTTCTGCACCAATTCGAGACCGTTGCGGATAGCACGATCTCCAGGACGATTCAGTCGGATGACGCGACGAAGACGGTGCTCTTCGCCTTCGGCGCGGGCCAGGAACTCAGCGAGCACACGGCGTCCATGCCAGCGATCATCCAGCTAGTCAAAGGCGAAGCGACCATCACCGTTGGTGAGCAGACTGTGGAAGCGGTCCCGGGGACTTGGATTCACATGCCAGCACAGCTCCCGCACAGTGTCCGAGCGACTACTGACACGATCATGATTCTGATCTTGGTGAAGGCAGCGAAGCCCAGAGCGGCTACTGCATCTTCATAA
- a CDS encoding Rieske (2Fe-2S) protein, with product MNEKLMEDFPIEWEDDHFVTRREFFKFLTLASSGIAVGTAALAAYAQIPREEIRFDPAKICSLDDLQPGSSLAFSYPRPSDLCILVRLKSGEFVAYKRRCTHLSCPVEYEVKNGRELLYCPCHNGAFSLEDGRVLQGPPPHPLPQIKVETRGSEVWAVGAIAGEPA from the coding sequence ATGAACGAAAAGTTGATGGAAGACTTTCCGATCGAGTGGGAGGACGACCACTTCGTTACCCGCCGCGAGTTCTTCAAGTTCCTGACTTTGGCTAGCAGCGGGATCGCCGTCGGAACCGCTGCACTGGCCGCCTACGCGCAGATCCCGCGCGAAGAGATCCGGTTCGATCCGGCAAAGATCTGCTCGCTCGACGACCTCCAGCCGGGTTCATCGCTTGCGTTCAGCTATCCGCGACCAAGCGATTTGTGCATCTTAGTGCGATTGAAAAGCGGGGAATTCGTCGCCTACAAGCGTCGGTGCACGCACCTTTCTTGCCCCGTGGAGTACGAGGTCAAGAATGGCCGAGAGTTGCTGTATTGCCCATGCCACAACGGAGCCTTCTCGCTCGAGGATGGTCGGGTCTTGCAGGGGCCGCCACCGCACCCGCTTCCTCAGATCAAAGTCGAGACCCGTGGAAGTGAGGTGTGGGCGGTGGGAGCGATCGCAGGAGAACCCGCGTGA
- a CDS encoding 4Fe-4S binding protein: MSERQFYIDPSRCIGCNACVQACAECDTHPGVSMIHLEQVQRSDTVQTTPIICMHCDEPACAMVCPADAIKKTSDGVVQSSLKPRCIGCTNCVFACPFGVPKYDVEVDQMMKCDMCYDRTSVGLKPMCATVCPSGALFYGTAEELAADRTGTPINEFLFGTRTITTKVHLMMPKGAVRLRVRPDAIVRRSDLLTSVRTMER; this comes from the coding sequence GTGAGCGAACGGCAGTTCTACATCGATCCAAGCCGTTGCATTGGTTGCAACGCGTGCGTTCAGGCGTGCGCGGAGTGTGACACCCACCCCGGCGTGTCGATGATTCACCTGGAGCAGGTTCAGCGCTCGGACACCGTCCAAACCACGCCGATCATTTGCATGCACTGCGACGAGCCTGCATGCGCGATGGTTTGTCCCGCAGACGCGATCAAGAAAACTTCCGACGGAGTCGTCCAAAGCTCGCTTAAGCCGCGATGTATCGGTTGCACGAATTGCGTTTTCGCCTGCCCGTTTGGGGTGCCCAAGTACGATGTTGAGGTCGACCAGATGATGAAGTGCGACATGTGTTACGACCGCACGTCGGTGGGGCTCAAGCCGATGTGTGCCACGGTGTGTCCGTCAGGAGCGCTGTTCTACGGGACCGCCGAAGAACTTGCCGCGGATCGTACGGGGACGCCTATCAATGAGTTCCTGTTTGGCACCAGGACGATCACGACGAAAGTACACCTGATGATGCCGAAGGGAGCAGTCCGCCTGCGGGTGAGGCCCGACGCAATAGTCCGCCGGTCGGACTTGTTGACTTCGGTGAGGACCATGGAGCGATGA
- a CDS encoding DUF664 domain-containing protein produces the protein MTHEEALKPIDSAIWEMSEAFQGLEDRDVWVRAHPRLLSIGELAAHVAYGEATWLYPELVSPLVVRQASYYPHTVDGGVTLEMGTEDLYAEVKRVHEACRAHVLAMRPDLEAVLPWRDDWTWGYTLEYMAFHAAYHTGQMYSVRHLMGHETADN, from the coding sequence ATGACGCACGAAGAGGCGCTCAAGCCGATTGATTCGGCGATCTGGGAGATGAGCGAGGCGTTCCAGGGGCTGGAGGACCGGGACGTGTGGGTTCGGGCTCACCCGCGGCTGCTGAGTATCGGCGAACTTGCGGCGCACGTGGCGTATGGCGAGGCGACCTGGCTATACCCGGAGCTTGTCAGTCCGCTGGTCGTGCGTCAGGCGAGCTACTATCCGCACACGGTTGATGGTGGCGTTACCCTGGAGATGGGTACCGAGGATCTGTACGCCGAGGTCAAACGGGTGCACGAAGCGTGCAGGGCCCACGTGCTCGCGATGCGGCCGGATCTGGAGGCGGTTTTGCCATGGCGCGACGACTGGACCTGGGGCTACACGCTAGAGTACATGGCGTTCCATGCGGCTTACCACACGGGACAGATGTACTCGGTTCGACATCTGATGGGACATGAAACGGCGGACAACTGA